The Paralichthys olivaceus isolate ysfri-2021 chromosome 9, ASM2471397v2, whole genome shotgun sequence genome contains a region encoding:
- the gm2a gene encoding ganglioside GM2 activator has product MEKWLMLAVSLSLVGVQVNCRRLTNAQIWGFDWKNCGKPDDPAVLKALALSPDPIAIPGDLTASASGATSVELAAPLSVNVTLEKEVAGFWVKVPCVDEIGSCHYQDVCDILNHLIPPGQDCPEPLHTYGLPCRCPFKAGSYSLPQSNFDLPDVDLPYWLTNGNYRVQGVLGGGGKELGCLKLALSLHSN; this is encoded by the exons ATGGAGAAGTGGCTGATGTTGGCGGTGTCGCTGAGTCTGGTCGGGGTTCAGGTGAACTGCAGAAGACTCACTAACGCACAG ATTTGGGGTTTTGACTGGAAGAACTGTGGGAAGCCTGATGATCCGGCCGTCCTCAAGGCTCTGGCCTTGTCCCCGGATCCCATCGCCATCCCAGGAGACCTGACGGCCTCGGCCTCTGGAGCCACATCTGTGGAACTGGCTGCTCCTCTTTCT GTGAACGTGACCCTGGAGAAGGAGGTGGCGGGCTTCTGGGTGAAGGTGCCCTGCGTGGATGAGATAGGCAGCTGTCACTACCAGGACGTCTGCGATATTCTCAACCATCTGATCCCACCGGGTCAGGACTGTCCTGAACCGCTGCACACGTACGGACTGCCCTGCCGCTGCCCCTTCAAAGCC GGCTCGTACTCTCTCCCTCAGTCCAACTTCGACCTGCCCGACGTGGATCTGCCGTACTGGCTGACCAACGGGAACTATCGGGTGCAGGGCGTCCTGGGCGGCGGGGGCAAAGAGCTGGGCTGCCTCAAACTGGCTCTGTCCCTTCACTCCAACTGA
- the pcdh12 gene encoding protocadherin-12 isoform X1: MLLALPLLLSLCSDAHSSEPSSIIIKYQVWEEQLAGTQVGRLLDDLRQRDETGPLEDFQVVEHGKTLPFSVSTRDGVVSTQGRLDREELCRGSDLCEVAFSVLYKKKGSMNCLRVRVEVMDLNDHSPSFPSPLQEVEISETASLRMRIPLDRAVDPDAGPNSLQTYSLSVNQHFALDVTVGPDGTKQAELVVIKELDREVQNSFDLTLVAWDKGNPLKSGSTLVRVNIQDSNDNSPRFEDSTPSVELSEDTALGTTIINLKATDLDQGANGEVEYSLSKHNRLDVQKLFFVDPQSGAVSLKAHLDYEAQPSHEVIIQARDRGPNSIPSHCKLHVKLRDINDNAPRIHMTWTPPNSPVATVLEGASVDTFLALVMVSDADSGDNGKTIASIQQGSGPFRLKKIHGDNYMIVTDGSLDREKVMQYNISLLAQDYGDPPLSCVKQLPVRVLDENDNAPVFSSSFYKATVKENSDVGYHALKVEAHDVDLALSGRVSYFIHSPKNLESDEDMFYISSSGVISIQQPLDYEESKTYTFIVAASDHGHPPLTSTATVQIDVEDINDNHPVIKEPKPRNDLVSLSVPVNADKGEVVTELGNNMEEALADFTMNHPVREGIFGFLASTIKAEDPDSGLNGEVQYLITHGNPNGLFWLDEATGQLFVNTTNATELIGKNFEVGVAVSDLGTPSLTTEVTLEVTFINLKDHLKNSSPGNRAQLSFTMMLAICLGATCLLLLLAIALVTTFCRPEKRDNHAYNCRQAESTYTRHPRRPQKNIRKSDIQLIPVIRGRKEEPLSEDDSESQPLAPPPEMSKDVETERQYTLTPSVMNLSFHSQGYPDGEATQPVTHHSRTLRKPGNIELDGALPLTPATSYRTLRKSRNTSSSSSSVSHSSTLKRHANLEGEEAESSRSGSQATLRRPKTLEGRGGHDAEHQRMLRNLVRLSMAAFGDSIELSSASPEVQQISQLLSLLRQGQLQPRPNFRGNKYSHRNGRYGGQDCSDWQSTKDSGHGESEAGDMDWEPGRDSPIDPQLEEGLNNLLNHPDDVFAEVTDPAWMARLSLPLTGDYHDNVFVPNGPPSPESEPLPRDCLDSSSFSTFGKTPEKDGPLGGALLSEVSTLFEMLMTQKADAHPGPRPDVLYRLSAAYRRSLGLDGSATPAAGNAPRNSGNTEKRPGLAAPSGLYH; this comes from the exons ATGCTGCTGGCTCTGCCTCTGCTTCTGAGTCTTTGCTCTGACGCTCACTCCTCCGAGCCGTCATCAATAATCATCAAGTACCAGGTTTGGGAGGAGCAGCTGGCGGGGACCCAGGTCGGCCGGCTGTTGGATGACCTTCGGCAGAGGGATGAAACTGGTCCCCTGGAGGATTTCCAGGTGGTGGAACATGGCAAAACCCTTCCCTTCTCCGTCAGCACTCGAGACGGGGTTGTCTCCACCCAAGGCCGGCTGGACAGGGAGGAGCTGTGCCGGGGGTCTGACCTGTGTGAGGTGGCCTTCAGCGTCCTCTACAAGAAAAAAGGTTCCATGAACTGCCTGAGGGTTCGTGTGGAGGTGATGGACCTGAACGACCACAGCCCCAGCTTCCCCAGTCCTCTGCAGGAGGTGGAGATCTCAGAGACCGCCAGCCTCAGGATGCGAATCCCTCTGGACCGGGCGGTTGATCCTGACGCGGGGCCCAACAGTCTTCAGACCTACTCACTGTCCGTCAACCAGCACTTCGCTCTGGATGTGACGGTTGGTCCAGATGGAACAAAACAAGCAGAGTTAGTGGTTATCAAAGAACTCGACAGGGAGGTTCAAAACTCCTTCGACCTCACCTTGGTGGCGTGGGATAAAGGGAATCCCCTTAAATCTGGGAGCACGTTAGTTCGTGTTAATATTCAGGACTCCAATGACAATAGCCCCAGGTTTGAGGACAGCACTCCCTCTGTGGAGCTATCTGAGGACACAGCTCTTGGGACAACCATCATCAACCTCAAGGCCACTGATCTGGACCAGGGTGCCAATGGGGAAGTGGAGTATTCGCTCAGTAAACACAATCGTCTGGATGTTCAGAAACTTTTCTTTGTGGATCCACAAAGCGGAGCCGTGAGTCTCAAAGCACATCTGGACTATGAGGCTCAGCCCTCTCATGAAGTGATTATACAGGCCCGTGATCGCGGACCCAATTCTATCCCCTCGCACTGCAAACTGCACGTCAAGCTCAGGGACATTAACGATAATGCACCAAGGATACACATGACCTGGACTCCACCCAACTCCCCTGTGGCGACCGTACTCGAGGGAGCCTCGGTGGACACTTTTCTTGCTCTGGTCATGGTCTCTGATGCAGATTCAGGGGACAACGGCAAAACGATCGCAAGTATACAGCAAGGATCCGGCCCGTTCCGCCTCAAGAAGATTCATGGTGACAACTACATGATCGTAACCGACGGCAGCCTGGATCGAGAGAAGGTTATGCAGTACAACATCTCGCTCCTTGCCCAGGATTATGGAGACCCACCTCTGTCTTGTGTAAAACAATTGCCCGTCCGTGTTCTGGATGAGAATGACAATGCCCCGgtgttctcctcctctttttatAAGGCCACTGTCAAAGAGAACAGTGACGTAGGCTACCACGCTCTCAAAGTCGAAGCCCACGATGTCGACCTGGCACTCAGTGGAAGAGTCTCCTATTTCATTCACAGCCCCAAAAACCTGGAGAGTGACGAAGACATGTTCTACATCTCCTCTAGTGGTGTCATAAGCATCCAGCAGCCTCTGGACTATGAGGAATCCAAAACCTACACTTTCATTGTGGCGGCTTCTGACCACGGTCATCCGCCTCTCACCAGCACCGCTACTGTGCAGATCGACGTCGAGGATATAAACGACAACCATCCGGTCATCAAGGAGCCAAAACCTAGAAACGACCTTGTGTCTTTAAGTGTCCCTGTCAATGCAGACAAAGGGGAGGTAGTGACTGAGCTGGGtaacaacatggaggaggcgttGGCCGATTTTACAATGAATCACCCTGTCAGAGAGGGAATCTTTGGATTCCTTGCATCAACCATAAAAGCTGAGGACCCGGACTCAGGGCTCAACGGGGAAGTGCAGTACCTCATTACCCACGGAAACCCCAACGGACTCTTCTGGTTGGACGAGGCTACAGGCCAACTCTTCGTTAACACCACCAACGCTACTGAGCTCATTGGGAAAAACTTTGAAGTGGGCGTAGCTGTATCAGACTTGGGTACTCCCAGTCTGACCACTGAAGTGACTCTGGAGGTGACCTTCATCAACCTCAAGGACCATTTGAAGAACTCGTCACCTGGTAACCGAGCACAGCTTAGTTTTACCATGATGCTAGCGATCTGCCTGGGTGCTACATGCCTGCTGCTTCTGTTGGCCATCGCTTTGGTGACCACGTTCTGCCGCCCCGAGAAACGAGACAACCATGCTTACAACTGCAGACAGGCTGAATCGACCTACACCCGCCATCCTCGGCGGCCGCAGAAGAACATCAGAAAATCTGACATTCAGCTAATTCCAGTCATCCGGGGGCGAAAGGAGGAGCCTCTCTCTGAGGACGACAGTGAATCCCAGCCACTGGCTCCGCCTCCAGAGATGTCAAAAGATGTAGAAACTGAGAGGCAGTACACCTTAACGCCGTCAGTCATGAATTTAAGCTTCCATTCCCAAGGCTACCCAGACGGGGAGGCCACTCAACCTGTCACCCACCACTCGAGAACCCTTCGGAAACCTGGGAACATCGAACTCGATGGCGCTCTGCCTCTGACTCCCGCCACGTCGTACAGAACTCTTCGGAAATCCAGGAACACttcgtcttcgtcttcttcagTCTCACACTCAAGCACCTTAAAGCGACACGCCAACCTGGAaggggaggaggcagagtcgtCTCGTTCGGGTTCCCAGGCGACTCTCAGAAGGCCGAAGACGTTGGAGGGACGAGGGGGCCACGACGCAGAGCACCAGCGGATGCTCCGGAACCTAGTTCGACTCTCCATGGCTGCATTCGGAGACTCGATTGAGCTTTCGTCAGCTTCTCCAGAGGTGCAG cagatctcccagctcctctccctcctccggCAGGGTCAGCTGCAGCCGAGGCCAAACTTCAGAGGGAATAAATATTCTCATCGCAACGGCAG gtATGGAGGACAGGACTGCTCTGATTGGCAGAGCACCAAAGACAGTGGACACGGCGAGAGCGAGGCCGGAGACATGGACTGGGAACCGGGAAGAGACTCACCCATAGACCCACAGCTGGAGGAGGGGCTCAACAACCTGCTCAACCAccctg atgaCGTCTTCGCGGAGGTCACCGACCCGGCCTGGATGGCGAGACTCTCTCTCCCGCTCACAGGCGATTACCATGACAACGTGTTTGTCCCCAACGGACCTCCGTCCCCTGAAAGTGAACCTCTTCCACGGGACTGTCTGGACTCTTCGTCCTTCTCCACCTTcg gtaaaactccagagaaggacGGCCCACTGGGCGGGGCCCTCCTATCTGAGGTCAGCACGCTGTTTGAAATGCTGATGACGCAGAAGGCCGACGCCCACCCGGGCCCCAGACCGGACGTCCTGTACCGACTCTCTGCGGCGTACCGGCGCTCGCTGGGCCTGGACGGCAGCGCCACGCCTGCTGCGGGGAACGCACCGAGGAACTCTGGGAACACGGAGAAGCGTCCGGGCCTCGCGGCGCCATCAGGACTTTACCACTAA
- the pcdh12 gene encoding protocadherin-12 isoform X2, which yields MLLALPLLLSLCSDAHSSEPSSIIIKYQVWEEQLAGTQVGRLLDDLRQRDETGPLEDFQVVEHGKTLPFSVSTRDGVVSTQGRLDREELCRGSDLCEVAFSVLYKKKGSMNCLRVRVEVMDLNDHSPSFPSPLQEVEISETASLRMRIPLDRAVDPDAGPNSLQTYSLSVNQHFALDVTVGPDGTKQAELVVIKELDREVQNSFDLTLVAWDKGNPLKSGSTLVRVNIQDSNDNSPRFEDSTPSVELSEDTALGTTIINLKATDLDQGANGEVEYSLSKHNRLDVQKLFFVDPQSGAVSLKAHLDYEAQPSHEVIIQARDRGPNSIPSHCKLHVKLRDINDNAPRIHMTWTPPNSPVATVLEGASVDTFLALVMVSDADSGDNGKTIASIQQGSGPFRLKKIHGDNYMIVTDGSLDREKVMQYNISLLAQDYGDPPLSCVKQLPVRVLDENDNAPVFSSSFYKATVKENSDVGYHALKVEAHDVDLALSGRVSYFIHSPKNLESDEDMFYISSSGVISIQQPLDYEESKTYTFIVAASDHGHPPLTSTATVQIDVEDINDNHPVIKEPKPRNDLVSLSVPVNADKGEVVTELGNNMEEALADFTMNHPVREGIFGFLASTIKAEDPDSGLNGEVQYLITHGNPNGLFWLDEATGQLFVNTTNATELIGKNFEVGVAVSDLGTPSLTTEVTLEVTFINLKDHLKNSSPGNRAQLSFTMMLAICLGATCLLLLLAIALVTTFCRPEKRDNHAYNCRQAESTYTRHPRRPQKNIRKSDIQLIPVIRGRKEEPLSEDDSESQPLAPPPEMSKDVETERQYTLTPSVMNLSFHSQGYPDGEATQPVTHHSRTLRKPGNIELDGALPLTPATSYRTLRKSRNTSSSSSSVSHSSTLKRHANLEGEEAESSRSGSQATLRRPKTLEGRGGHDAEHQRMLRNLVRLSMAAFGDSIELSSASPEVQISQLLSLLRQGQLQPRPNFRGNKYSHRNGRYGGQDCSDWQSTKDSGHGESEAGDMDWEPGRDSPIDPQLEEGLNNLLNHPDDVFAEVTDPAWMARLSLPLTGDYHDNVFVPNGPPSPESEPLPRDCLDSSSFSTFGKTPEKDGPLGGALLSEVSTLFEMLMTQKADAHPGPRPDVLYRLSAAYRRSLGLDGSATPAAGNAPRNSGNTEKRPGLAAPSGLYH from the exons ATGCTGCTGGCTCTGCCTCTGCTTCTGAGTCTTTGCTCTGACGCTCACTCCTCCGAGCCGTCATCAATAATCATCAAGTACCAGGTTTGGGAGGAGCAGCTGGCGGGGACCCAGGTCGGCCGGCTGTTGGATGACCTTCGGCAGAGGGATGAAACTGGTCCCCTGGAGGATTTCCAGGTGGTGGAACATGGCAAAACCCTTCCCTTCTCCGTCAGCACTCGAGACGGGGTTGTCTCCACCCAAGGCCGGCTGGACAGGGAGGAGCTGTGCCGGGGGTCTGACCTGTGTGAGGTGGCCTTCAGCGTCCTCTACAAGAAAAAAGGTTCCATGAACTGCCTGAGGGTTCGTGTGGAGGTGATGGACCTGAACGACCACAGCCCCAGCTTCCCCAGTCCTCTGCAGGAGGTGGAGATCTCAGAGACCGCCAGCCTCAGGATGCGAATCCCTCTGGACCGGGCGGTTGATCCTGACGCGGGGCCCAACAGTCTTCAGACCTACTCACTGTCCGTCAACCAGCACTTCGCTCTGGATGTGACGGTTGGTCCAGATGGAACAAAACAAGCAGAGTTAGTGGTTATCAAAGAACTCGACAGGGAGGTTCAAAACTCCTTCGACCTCACCTTGGTGGCGTGGGATAAAGGGAATCCCCTTAAATCTGGGAGCACGTTAGTTCGTGTTAATATTCAGGACTCCAATGACAATAGCCCCAGGTTTGAGGACAGCACTCCCTCTGTGGAGCTATCTGAGGACACAGCTCTTGGGACAACCATCATCAACCTCAAGGCCACTGATCTGGACCAGGGTGCCAATGGGGAAGTGGAGTATTCGCTCAGTAAACACAATCGTCTGGATGTTCAGAAACTTTTCTTTGTGGATCCACAAAGCGGAGCCGTGAGTCTCAAAGCACATCTGGACTATGAGGCTCAGCCCTCTCATGAAGTGATTATACAGGCCCGTGATCGCGGACCCAATTCTATCCCCTCGCACTGCAAACTGCACGTCAAGCTCAGGGACATTAACGATAATGCACCAAGGATACACATGACCTGGACTCCACCCAACTCCCCTGTGGCGACCGTACTCGAGGGAGCCTCGGTGGACACTTTTCTTGCTCTGGTCATGGTCTCTGATGCAGATTCAGGGGACAACGGCAAAACGATCGCAAGTATACAGCAAGGATCCGGCCCGTTCCGCCTCAAGAAGATTCATGGTGACAACTACATGATCGTAACCGACGGCAGCCTGGATCGAGAGAAGGTTATGCAGTACAACATCTCGCTCCTTGCCCAGGATTATGGAGACCCACCTCTGTCTTGTGTAAAACAATTGCCCGTCCGTGTTCTGGATGAGAATGACAATGCCCCGgtgttctcctcctctttttatAAGGCCACTGTCAAAGAGAACAGTGACGTAGGCTACCACGCTCTCAAAGTCGAAGCCCACGATGTCGACCTGGCACTCAGTGGAAGAGTCTCCTATTTCATTCACAGCCCCAAAAACCTGGAGAGTGACGAAGACATGTTCTACATCTCCTCTAGTGGTGTCATAAGCATCCAGCAGCCTCTGGACTATGAGGAATCCAAAACCTACACTTTCATTGTGGCGGCTTCTGACCACGGTCATCCGCCTCTCACCAGCACCGCTACTGTGCAGATCGACGTCGAGGATATAAACGACAACCATCCGGTCATCAAGGAGCCAAAACCTAGAAACGACCTTGTGTCTTTAAGTGTCCCTGTCAATGCAGACAAAGGGGAGGTAGTGACTGAGCTGGGtaacaacatggaggaggcgttGGCCGATTTTACAATGAATCACCCTGTCAGAGAGGGAATCTTTGGATTCCTTGCATCAACCATAAAAGCTGAGGACCCGGACTCAGGGCTCAACGGGGAAGTGCAGTACCTCATTACCCACGGAAACCCCAACGGACTCTTCTGGTTGGACGAGGCTACAGGCCAACTCTTCGTTAACACCACCAACGCTACTGAGCTCATTGGGAAAAACTTTGAAGTGGGCGTAGCTGTATCAGACTTGGGTACTCCCAGTCTGACCACTGAAGTGACTCTGGAGGTGACCTTCATCAACCTCAAGGACCATTTGAAGAACTCGTCACCTGGTAACCGAGCACAGCTTAGTTTTACCATGATGCTAGCGATCTGCCTGGGTGCTACATGCCTGCTGCTTCTGTTGGCCATCGCTTTGGTGACCACGTTCTGCCGCCCCGAGAAACGAGACAACCATGCTTACAACTGCAGACAGGCTGAATCGACCTACACCCGCCATCCTCGGCGGCCGCAGAAGAACATCAGAAAATCTGACATTCAGCTAATTCCAGTCATCCGGGGGCGAAAGGAGGAGCCTCTCTCTGAGGACGACAGTGAATCCCAGCCACTGGCTCCGCCTCCAGAGATGTCAAAAGATGTAGAAACTGAGAGGCAGTACACCTTAACGCCGTCAGTCATGAATTTAAGCTTCCATTCCCAAGGCTACCCAGACGGGGAGGCCACTCAACCTGTCACCCACCACTCGAGAACCCTTCGGAAACCTGGGAACATCGAACTCGATGGCGCTCTGCCTCTGACTCCCGCCACGTCGTACAGAACTCTTCGGAAATCCAGGAACACttcgtcttcgtcttcttcagTCTCACACTCAAGCACCTTAAAGCGACACGCCAACCTGGAaggggaggaggcagagtcgtCTCGTTCGGGTTCCCAGGCGACTCTCAGAAGGCCGAAGACGTTGGAGGGACGAGGGGGCCACGACGCAGAGCACCAGCGGATGCTCCGGAACCTAGTTCGACTCTCCATGGCTGCATTCGGAGACTCGATTGAGCTTTCGTCAGCTTCTCCAGAGGTGCAG atctcccagctcctctccctcctccggCAGGGTCAGCTGCAGCCGAGGCCAAACTTCAGAGGGAATAAATATTCTCATCGCAACGGCAG gtATGGAGGACAGGACTGCTCTGATTGGCAGAGCACCAAAGACAGTGGACACGGCGAGAGCGAGGCCGGAGACATGGACTGGGAACCGGGAAGAGACTCACCCATAGACCCACAGCTGGAGGAGGGGCTCAACAACCTGCTCAACCAccctg atgaCGTCTTCGCGGAGGTCACCGACCCGGCCTGGATGGCGAGACTCTCTCTCCCGCTCACAGGCGATTACCATGACAACGTGTTTGTCCCCAACGGACCTCCGTCCCCTGAAAGTGAACCTCTTCCACGGGACTGTCTGGACTCTTCGTCCTTCTCCACCTTcg gtaaaactccagagaaggacGGCCCACTGGGCGGGGCCCTCCTATCTGAGGTCAGCACGCTGTTTGAAATGCTGATGACGCAGAAGGCCGACGCCCACCCGGGCCCCAGACCGGACGTCCTGTACCGACTCTCTGCGGCGTACCGGCGCTCGCTGGGCCTGGACGGCAGCGCCACGCCTGCTGCGGGGAACGCACCGAGGAACTCTGGGAACACGGAGAAGCGTCCGGGCCTCGCGGCGCCATCAGGACTTTACCACTAA